ACCACCGCGCCAAGCTTGGGGATCGTGGACAGCGATTTTCCGGCGCCGCCCCGGCAGTCTGATCGGATCGTCATTCGCGGGCGGGTCTACGAGGTGGCCGATGTGCAGCCCGATGGGCCGAACATCGGCAGCCTGCTGATCCTAACCACAACCCAGCAGCGCCCCGATGGGCGCAAGCCGGACCGGATCGATTCGACCCGGCGGATCACCGACCCCGAGGGAATAGATTGATGGATCCTTATCCCTTTCCGCCGCCGAAGGTGCTGGCACCGCTACCGCGCTTGCCCGCGCCGCCGCGCACCCTGATCCGCGAC
This window of the Elstera cyanobacteriorum genome carries:
- a CDS encoding head-tail joining protein; its protein translation is MDPARLARLALRPAQRAFAEWVEYRPQHAPAFPVRGVFNAAHTALSGEGEVDFSTTAPSLGIVDSDFPAPPRQSDRIVIRGRVYEVADVQPDGPNIGSLLILTTTQQRPDGRKPDRIDSTRRITDPEGID